CAAGCACGCACGCGTAGTGCGCCGCCAACTCGTCCCCTCCCGTCGCTCGATCGCTCATCCCGCCAAGCTGAGACCGCGCCCGGCAGCCCGCCACCGAACGCCAGCATTTGCCGCCGGACGCTTACCGTCAAGTCGGGCGCTCGGTCTGTATCGGCGCCACGGCGACACACTCCCCCCCGCCGTCCGGCACCCCATGCATCGAACTCTCCTGGGCTCGTCCTCCGCCGCACTCGTCCTGGCCGCCAGCGCGCTCGCGCAGCATCCGCTTCAAGTCTCCGCACAAGTCATCGCGGCCTCCGGACAAGCCGTTCCCGGCGTCCCGGGAGCCGTCTTCGGCGGCGCGGGCTACTTCGAGGTCCCGGCCGTCGATGACAGCGGAAACGTGCTGTTTCGCGGCCGTTTCTTCGGCGGCGGCGTCGGAACGGGCGACGACCGTGCTTGGTTCTACGGCGCGCCGGGCAACCTCGCCCTGGTCGCACAAGGCGGCTCGCAAGCGCCCGGACAACCGACCGGCGTGACCCTGAGCACATCCGCGGGCGCGCCCGGGATGACCTCGCTCTACCGCATCGGCGCGAACGGACACATGCTCGCCGTCAGCTCGCTGTGGAACGGCGGGATCACCAGCGCCAACGACACGGCGTTGATCGTCGGCACACCGTCCAGCTTGTCGACGCTCGTCCAGGAGTCGGACGCAGCGCCAGGGACGACCAACGCGCAGTTCAGCGCGGACCTGACCACGACCACGGTCGTGTCGGCGCCGACGAGCGGCGCCAACGCCAGCGGCCAGTACCTGTTCCGCTCGCAGATCGCCGGCGGCGACGTGGTCGGCACGACCAACAACGAGGGCTGGTGGCTCGGCGCTCCGGGCAATCTGCAGTTGCTCGTGCGCAAGGCCGACGTGATGCCCGACAGCCACGCGATCTTCTCCTTCACCGGCACCGGAACGACCTCGAACAACTTCGCCAAGCTCAACGCAGCCGGCCAAGTGCTGTGGGAGTGCATCTACAACTCCGCGGTGGGCTCGCCGCTGCCGACCGGCACGACCAACCAGGCGCTGTACCGCTCGACGCTCGGCGGCGCGCACGTGCTCATCGCGCGCGAGGGTGATCCGGTGCCCGGGCTCGCGGGAGGCGAGGTGTTCGGCATCGTGTCGGGCGCCTCGAGCTGGGGAGCGCTCGGCGCCGCGCTCGACGCGCAAGGCAACGTGTTGTTCTCACCCGACATCCGCGACGGAGCGACGACCACCAGCGACGATCAGGTCCTGGCCTACTGGCCTTCGGGCGGTGCGGTGCAGGTCCTGGCGCGCGAGAACGACCCGGCGCCGGGGCTCGCGGGCGTGCAACTGGCTTCGATCAACCCCGGCACGCTGATGCTCGGAAACCAAGGGCGCTTCTCGTTCATCGGCAACCTCCGCGGTGCCGTCGGCACTGGAAGCGACTCGGCGCTCTGGAGTGGGCTGACGAGCGCTCCGGGCGGCGCGCTGCAACTGGTCGCGCGCGAGGGCGATCCGGCGCCGGGCACGAGCAACGCGCTGATCGGTGGCCTGAGCTCGACCGTCTATGCGTTCAACGATCTGGGCACGCTGGTGTTCGTCACCGGCCTCGTCGCGGGCGACGTGGTGGTCGGAGTCAACGACGCCGCGCTCTACCAGTGGACGCCGAGCAACGGCCTGGAGCTGCTCGCGCGCAAGGGCGACTTGATGCCGCAACTCGGCAATCAGCCGATCCTCGGCTGGTCGGTCTACGGCAACGACAACAGTGGCGGTTCCAGCTTGGGCCTGAGCGCCGGCAACAGGCTGGTGCTGCGCCTGATCATCGGCAGCGACCAGGCGATCGTCTCTTACGACATTCCGTACACGAGCACGCCGACCAGCTACTGCACCGCCGGAACGACGACCGCGGGTTGCACCGCGCAGATCGGCGCCACGGGCACGCCGAGCATCTCGGCCGCGAGCGGTTTCACGCTCGCGGTCAACGGCGTCGAAGGCCAGCGCACGGGCCTGATCTTCTACGGCACCGACAACAGCGGCTTCACGCCTGCACCCTGGAGCGCGAGCAGCTCGAGCTTTCTGTGCGTGAAGCCGCCGACCCAGCGCACGCCGAGCCAAACGAGCGGCGGAACGACCGGCGCGTGCGACGGCTCGTTCACGCTCGACTGGCTGGCCTTCCTCGCGACGCATCCCAGCGCGCTGGGCCAGCCGTTCCAGGCCGGAACGACGGTCTACGCGCAAGCCTGGTTCCGCGATCCGCCGGCGCCCAAGACCACCAATCTCAGCGACGCGCTGCAACTCGTCACGCTGCCCTGACCGCGCGCCGGCGCGCTCGATTCTCCGTGGCTCCGCCGCAGGTGTGCCCGCCTGCCGCGGAGCCGCGGTCCCTTCGGCGCACCGCGCGTGAAGTGGGCCATGTAGGACTCGAACCTACGACCAAGCGATTATGAGTCGCCTAGTACGGGCTAACAGCCCGTTGAGAAAGCCATCGATTCATGGCGCGCGCCCGGCTCGATGAGTTCCGAGTTCAAGGTCGATCGAGCATCGAGTTCGCTCGCGCCGGCTCCGAGGAATCGTGCGAGCCACGTGATCCAGAGCCTCAGCAGCGCGCAGATCTCGACGAGACGGCCCTGCAGGCCGCGCGGAGTGCCGAATCCGATCAGTTGTCGCATCACCAGGCTCAGGTTGAAGCCCGCGACGTGCACGCAGTAGCGTTTGAGGATGTTCTCGCGACCGCGCAGATGCACCCGGCGCATGCCGCCGGTCTCCAGGCAGTGCGCGAAGCTGCGTTCGATCATCTCGCCGCGTTTGCGCATCCATTCGTGCCCGCGCTTCGAGCGCAGCCGTCGTCGATTCGCGTAGGTGCCGCGGCGCGCCTCGGGCTGCTCTTCCCAGCGACGCCGTCCGCGGTTGGGCTCGGCGATGTAGGTCTTCAGCTCCAGCTCGGCCGCCATCTTCATCGTGCTGTTCGAGTGGTAGCCCTTGTCAGCGATCCAAGTCGTCAGCGCGCGCGGATCGACGTGTTCCCTGCAGCTCTCGTCCGTCACGACGGACTTCAGTTGCGTCGCCGTCGCCACCATCGTCGCCTTGAGAGTCGTGC
This genomic interval from Acidobacteriota bacterium contains the following:
- a CDS encoding transposase; the encoded protein is MSERTPEHSSLSRIRQRLDIEVHQEVFTFVLKILAKKGLLKGRAIGVDATTLEANAALRSIVRRDDGTSYQDFLVALAKQSGIETPTRADIAKLDRKRAKKGSNDDWKHPHDPDAKITKMKDGRTHLAHKAEHATDLDSGAVMAVVVADATAGDCTTLKATMVATATQLKSVVTDESCREHVDPRALTTWIADKGYHSNSTMKMAAELELKTYIAEPNRGRRRWEEQPEARRGTYANRRRLRSKRGHEWMRKRGEMIERSFAHCLETGGMRRVHLRGRENILKRYCVHVAGFNLSLVMRQLIGFGTPRGLQGRLVEICALLRLWITWLARFLGAGASELDARSTLNSELIEPGARHESMAFSTGC